A region from the Corylus avellana chromosome ca7, CavTom2PMs-1.0 genome encodes:
- the LOC132188292 gene encoding sister chromatid cohesion 1 protein 1, translated as MFYSHQLLARKAPLGQIWMAATLHAKINRRKLDKLNIIKICEEILNPSVPMALRLSGILMGGVVIVYERKVKLLYDDVSRLLVEINEAWKVKAAPDPTVLPKGKSHAKKEAVTLPENQETDVGDIEHSLHFSSTTATATMGFQQTAYFAMRLDSVDEPFINDNAGEEDQYHKLHQAFADNITLFERFDSYQANADQYNRFERFDIEGDGETELNFTSGEHTQIPTTLVPSPPLQDEPQRADEFHYQHPDHQVNQKSDGYKEARQDQERPRPKKRKTRIPAASIMDYEQTMIPGHVYQSWLQNASDIASRRGRKRKHTEIMSTMKIVNLMNLPPIVLIGDLFVNGSRAVYYPPPLLELWMKSIQPPHDSPSEKTSSPLPPEPSLSSPPERVHYPDPMGFPFEDFHSGVGSQSLGVSIEKQRANVVNNDIPTEILMEELRANLMNNGTGLAEVNLLVTPGNSDDVRSIPNSASGQGVFSHNSEVNSGRSNRKKPYSSSRHSSGGLEPVAEEHTWKHSDPKFKLARLSEKGLTPDQELLVETGVTQTQHEKINHPFDQITDSIRMQMKAHFNTPGAPQVESLNNLAAGMNRKGAALLFYQTCVLASSDMLRVEQMVPYADILISRGAKM; from the exons ATGTTCTACTCACACCAGCTTCTCGCTCGCAAAGCGCCGCTGGGGCAGATTTG GATGGCTGCAACTTTGCACGCGAAGATCAACCGGAGAAAGCTTGATAAGCTCAACATCATCAAGATCTG TGAAGAGATTTTGAATCCATCAGTTCCTATGGCTCTCAGGCTCTCCGGAATTCTCATGG GTGGGGTTGTGATTGTCTACGAGCGAAAAGTCAAGCTCCTCTACG ATGATGTTTCCCGTCTTCTG GTTGAAATAAACGAAGCATGGAAGGTGAAAGCTGCTCCAGACCCCACTGTCCTCCCCAAAGGAAAATCTCATGCCAA GAAAGAAGCTGTGACGCTGCCTGAGAACCAAGAGACAGATGTCGGAGACATTGAGCACTCCCTTCATTTTTCCAGcaccaccgccaccgccaccatGGGCTTCCAACAAACCGCCTATTTTGCCATG CGACTAGATAGTGTGGATGAACCTTTTATTAATGATAATGCTGGGGAGGAAGATCAATACCACAAATTGCATCaag CTTTTGCCGACAATATCACCTTATTCGAACGTTTTGATTCTTACCAAGCTAATGCAGATCAATACAATCGCTTTGAAAG ATTTGATATTGAAGGGGATGGGGAGACTGAGCTGAACTTCACTTCAGGAGAGCATACACAAATCCCAACGACACTTGTACCCTCCCCACCTCTACAAGATGAACCTCAAAGAG CTGATGAATTTCATTACCAACATCCAGATCACCAGGTCAATCAGAAATCTGATGGATACAAGGAAGCTAGACAG GATCAAGAGAGGCCAAgacccaaaaaaaggaaaacacgAATACCAGCAGCCTCTATCATGGATTATGAGCAAACCATGATTCCTGGTCATGTATACCAGTCTTGGCTTCAAAATGCCTCAGATATTGCCTCCAGAAggggaagaaagagaaag CACACAGAGATTATGTCTACCATGAAGATAGTTAACCTCATGAACCTGCCACCTATTGTACTAATTGGTGATCTATTTGTAAATGGAAGTAGAGCAGTCTATTATCCACCACCTCTTCTGGAGCTATGGATGAAAAGCATCCAACCTCCGCATGACTCACCTTCTG AAAAGACCTCTTCACCCCTGCCCCCAGAACCATCATTGTCATCACCGCCAGAGAGAGTACATTATCCAGACCCAATGGGATTT CCTTTTGAAGATTTTCATAGCGGAGTCGGCTCCCAGTCACTGGGAGTTTCAATAGAGAAGCAACGGGCAAATGTTGTCAACAATGACATACCAACTGAAATCCTAATGGAGGAACTAAGAGCCAACCTTATGAACAATGGGACCGGGTTAGCTGAGGTGAATCTGTTGGTCACACCTGGAAATTCTG ACGATGTAAGATCCATTCCTAACTCAGCATCTGGACAAGGTGTGTTCTCACATAATTCAGAAGTCAATTCAGGAAG ATCCAACAGGAAAAAGCCCTATTCTTCCTCTAGACACAGCAGTGGTGGCCTTGAACCAGTAGCTGAGGAGCATACATGGAAGCACTCTGATCCAAAATTTAAGTTAGCAAGGCTGTCTGAAAAAGGTCTAACACCTGATCAAG AACTATTAGTGGAAACTGGAGTCACACAAACCCAACACGAAAAAATCAACCATCCTTTTGACCAGATTACTGATTCTATTCGAAT GCAAATGAAAGCACATTTTAACACACCGGGAGCCCCTCAAGTAGAATCCCTGAACAACCTCGCAGCTGGAATGAATAGGAAAGGAGCAGCCCTGCTCTTTTATCAGACTTGTG TTCTAGCTTCTAGCGATATGCTAAGAGTTGAACAGATGGTGCCTTATGCGGACATTCTCATCTCTAGAGGAGCAAAGATGTGA
- the LOC132186745 gene encoding protein VAPYRIN-like yields MERLVEVSDQEVRIDFALNCKCRANVRLRSLSTTTPIAFKVQTSSPNKFLVNPPTGLIPPSSYATLQIILKPQTQLPPTFPRSPSDRFLIKTAEFVPSSPKSTHQDSINSWFSTRPHGSTQDLKLKVAFVGPVLLLHAVRCGDLDSVRSLIKRQRPVLAEFSPGEADSLLRVATELFNSEEMVNLLVEAGLKIDARVKLESASSTVDSSKVWHQLHVAVSFDRTDEMLDLIKTREYGSLDWRDKEGRTLLHLAASKGSIGCAKVLLESGADRNARSQDGRTALYRASANGDRQMVEMLIEFGADPTITNDRGRSPLDVARDKEHKEVVMILERGKAVLMAAMRGESEHLESLLRKDATTNYRDQYGLTALHAAAIKGHRDAVLMLVEYGVDLECQDNEGHAPLHLAVEGGSLETVEALVEKGADVDAKSMKNATPLFIARVMGYDDISEFLISRGADSSLTSFSSPS; encoded by the exons ATGGAGAGACTAGTGGAAGTGTCGGACCAAGAGGTGCGCATAGACTTCGCGCTTAACTGCAAATGCCGGGCTAACGTGCGCCTGAGGTCACTTTCAACCACCACCCCCATAGCCTTCAAGGTCCAAACCTCTTCGCCCAACAAGTTCCTCGTTAACCCGCCCACTGGACTCATTCCTCCCTCATCCTACGCCACGTTACAGATCATCCTCAAACCCCAGACCCAACTCCCACCCACCTTCCCCCGCTCACCGTCCGATCGTTTCCTCATCAAGACCGCCGAGTTCGTTCCCAGCTCTCCCAAGTCTACTCACCAGGACTCTATCAACTCCTGGTTTTCCACCAGGCCCCACGGGTCAACTCAGGACCTCAAACTCAAGGTCGCCTTTGTGGGTCCCGTACTTCTCCTCCACGCCGTCAGATGCGGAGACTTGGACTCCGTCAGGAGCTTAATCAAGCGGCAGAGACCTGTTCTGGCCGAGTTTTCACCCGGGGAAGCCGACTCACTCCTCCGTGTCGCCACTGAATTGTTCAACTCGGAGGAGATGGTGAACCTGCTTGTTGAAGCTGGGCTGAAGATAGACGCACGGGTAAAGCTGGAGAGTGCGAGTTCTACGGTGGATTCATCGAAGGTGTGGCACCAACTGCACGTAGCGGTGTCGTTTGATCGGACGGACGAGATGTTGGATTTGATAAAGACGAGGGAATATGGGTCGTTGGATTGGAGGGATAAGGAGGGTCGTACGCTTTTGCATTTGGCTGCGAGTAAGGGAAGTATCGGGTGTGCGAAGGTGTTGCTAGAATCGGGTGCGGATAGGAACGCGAGGAGTCAAGACGGCCGCACCGCGCTCTATAGGGCATCGGCTAATGGAGACCGTCAGATGGTGGAGATGCTGATCGAGTTCGGCGCGGACCCCACAATCACCAATGATCGTGGGCGATCGCCACTTGACGTTGCTCGTGACAAGGAACAC AAAGAGGTTGTGATGATTCTGGAACGAGGAAAAGCAGTGCTAATGGCTGCAATGCGCGGAGAGTCGGAGCACCTCGAGTCGCTGCTCCGGAAAGACGCGACAACAAACTACCGCGACCAATATGGCTTGACAGCCCTCCATGCAGCAGCTATAAAGGGGCACAGGGATGCAGTGCTGATGCTTGTTGAATACGGGGTGGACTTGGAATGCCAGGACAATGAAGGCCATGCACCGCTACATTTAGCTGTGGAGGGTGGCAGCCTAGAGACAGTTGAGGCATTGGTGGAGAAGGGGGCTGATGTTGATGCCAAGAGCATGAAGAATGCTACCCCGCTCTTCATAGCTAGAGTCATGGGTTACGATGATATCTCTGAGTTCCTCATAAGCAGGGGAGCCGACTCTTCTCTtacatctttttcttctcctagTTAG
- the LOC132186744 gene encoding peptide-N4-(N-acetyl-beta-glucosaminyl)asparagine amidase A, translated as MSVFFLFLLFILLFTVPVSPSSSPDRYTKSLLQPIQRRPREYLELANPLPSDFLVPSCTHQIFRYSFANTINSPPFSTHYTPPFDCPAPWSHVVLDLRAKCRGEQYDRIAGVWLGGAELLRTSTAEPTQCGIFWKVRKDITRYSSLLQRYDLNLTMMLENIVNNIYTGVYHITVTFLYYKDNAAKVPSLVSDPNFGLLRDKQRADGVRMWQGLGGLYEPSADFIIPISDRGDKGFWFRIESELDSPSKGIRIPRNTYRAVLELYVSFHGNDEFWYSNPPNSYIKTNNLTTERGNGAYREVYVTIDGKFVGSEAPFPVVFTGGVNPLFWEPVVGIGAFNLPSYDFDLTPFLGRLLDGKIHRFGFGVTEGIAYWLVNANLHLWVDRKSSKVHARSVVYNKPRLKIKRQSDFKLLDGSFKVEAESRALFVGWVKSSFGNLTTVFSQNYRLKNVVSFKNNGAYKLVKQKVRSNREVRVSNDRDQSVAHVSVKRGCPLTLITSTQPGRKKKKNTYLLVTNVSHALSERYMQGNSASVVNNMQDSRGWMEVEDHSVLSGAAITRQSVAYRNVFGCYLRAVLASKGRLISDNTTSGCLSSF; from the coding sequence ATGTccgtcttcttcctcttcctcctcttcatcCTCCTCTTCACTGTTCCGGTCTCACCCTCCTCCTCCCCAGACCGCTACACCAAATCCCTCCTCCAACCCATCCAACGCAGACCCCGAGAATACTTGGAGCTCGCGAATCCCCTACCGTCCGATTTCCTGGTCCCATCATGCACCCACCAGATCTTCCGCTACTCCTTCGCCAACACCATAAACTCCCCTCCCTTCTCCACCCACTACACCCCGCCGTTCGATTGCCCCGCACCCTGGTCCCACGTGGTCCTCGATCTCCGCGCCAAGTGCAGAGGAGAGCAATACGACCGCATCGCCGGCGTGTGGCTCGGCGGCGCCGAGCTTCTCCGCACCAGCACAGCCGAGCCCACACAGTGCGGAATCTTCTGGAAGGTTCGAAAGGACATCACCAGGTACTCCTCTCTCCTCCAACGCTACGACCTCAACCTCACCATGATGCTCGAGAACATCGTCAACAACATCTATACCGGCGTTTACCACATCACCGTCACTTTCCTCTACTATAAGGATAACGCCGCCAAGGTTCCGTCACTGGTTTCAGATCCAAATTTCGGGCTTCTTAGGGATAAACAACGCGCGGATGGGGTTCGTATGTGGCAAGGCCTAGGGGGCTTGTATGAACCATCGGCCGATTTTATAATCCCGATATCGGATCGGGGCGATAAGGGGTTTTGGTTCAGAATCGAGAGCGAATTGGATTCGCCCTCCAAGGGAATTCGAATCCCGCGGAATACATACCGAGCCGTTTTGGAACTGTACGTGTCGTTTCACGGGAACGACGAGTTTTGGTACTCGAACCCGCCAAATTCGTACATCAAAACGAACAATTTAACCACCGAACGCGGTAACGGAGCTTATAGAGAGGTTTACGTGACGATAGACGGGAAGTTTGTAGGGTCGGAGGCTCCGTTTCCGGTGGTGTTCACTGGCGGGGTGAACCCGTTGTTCTGGGAACCGGTTGTGGGAATCGGAGCGTTTAACCTTCCAAGCTACGACTTCGATCTGACACCGTTTTTAGGTAGGCTTTTGGACGGGAAAATTCACAGGTTTGGATTTGGAGTGACCGAAGGCATTGCGTATTGGCTTGTGAACGCGAATTTGCACCTTTGGGTGGATCGGAAATCGTCCAAGGTCCACGCGAGGTCTGTTGTCTATAACAAACCTCGATTGAAGATCAAGCGTCAATCAGATTTCAAGCTTCTTGATGGGTCATTCAAGGTGGAGGCAGAGAGTAGAGCTCTGTTTGTGGGGTGGGTTAAGTCGAGCTTCGGCAACTTGACGACGGTTTTCTCGCAAAACTACAGGTTGAAGAACGTGGTGAGTTTCAAGAACAATGGAGCGTATAAATTGGTGAAGCAGAAGGTCAGGTCAAATCGAGAGGTGAGGGTCTCGAATGATAGAGATCAGTCGGTGGCTCATGTGAGCGTTAAGAGGGGATGCCCTCTTACTCTCATCACCTCAACTCAGCcgggaaggaagaagaagaagaacacgTACTTGCTTGTCACGAACGTTTCTCATGCTTTGAGCGAGAGGTATATGCAGGGAAACTCTGCGAGCGTTGTTAACAATATGCAGGATTCTCGAGGGTGGATGGAGGTGGAGGATCATTCGGTTCTCTCTGGTGCGGCGATTACTCGACAGAGCGTCGCTTATCGGAATGTGTTTGGTTGCTACTTGCGGGCTGTTCTAGCAAGCAAAGGCAGGCTTATCAGTGACAATACCACCTCTGGTTGCCTTTCTTCATTCTAG
- the LOC132186450 gene encoding probable methyltransferase PMT23 — protein sequence MAITFIKERKFPFIVTLAVLLICFTILLFTNTNANRYPLFLYSSSSSDTTIHPSNPSAPATPPPKNDTAPVLNADLDFDLKWKLCKGAVAVDYIPCLDNFKAIKALKSRRHMEHRERHCPDPSPRCLVPLPSGYKFPLPWPKSRDMIWYDNVPHPKLVEYKKDQNWVRKSGDYLVFPGGGTQFKEGVTSYIEFIEKTLQTIGWGRHVRVILDVGCGVASFGGYLLDKNVITMSFAPKDEHEAQIQFALERGIPATLSVIGTQKLTFSDNAYDLIHCARCRVHWDANGGRPLLELNRILRPGGFFVWSATPVYRDDERDQNVWNAMVGLTKSMCWKVVAKTVDSSGIGLVIYQKPVSPSCYEKRKENNPPLCEQKDTRNSSWYVPLSGCLSLPPVDNMGNLFSWPMPWPKRLNSKPASLSTEPGAEEMFYEDTKHWSALVSDVYLNKLAINWSSVRNVMDMNAHNGGFAAALTGLPVWVMNVIPIDVPDTLSIIFDRGLIGIYHDWCESLNTYPRTYDLLHSSFLFRDRTQRCDAIDVVVEMDRILRPGGYVVVQDTMEMINMLTPILRSLHWSVASYEGQFLVGKKGFWRPTVGET from the exons ATGGCCATCACattcatcaaagaaagaaaattccCATTCATCGTAACCCTCGCAGTACTTCTAATCTGCTTCACAATCCTCCTCTTCACCAACACCAACGCCAACCGCTACCCTCTCTTCCTCtactcctcttcctcctccgaCACCACCATCCATCCCTCAAACCCTAGCGCCCCCGCAACCCCGCCCCCAAAAAACGACACCGCTCCGGTACTCAATGCGGATTTGGATTTTGATCTTAAATGGAAGCTCTGTAAAGGTGCCGTGGCCGTCGATTACATACCGTGTTTGGATAACTTTAAGGCGATCAAGGCGTTGAAGTCCAGGAGGCATATGGAGCATCGAGAGCGGCATTGCCCGGATCCGAGCCCGCGGTGCTTGGTCCCGCTTCCCAGTGGGTACAAGTTCCCGCTTCCCTGGCCTAAGAGCAGGGACATG ATTTGGTATGATAATGTTCCTCACCCAAAGCTTGTTGAGTACAAGAAGGACCAAAACTGGGTGCGTAAGTCTGGTGATTATCTTGTTTTTCCTGGAGGTGGCACCCAATTCAAGGAAGGAGTTACCAGTTACATTGAATTTATAGAAAAG ACTTTACAAACTATTGGGTGGGGGAGGCATGTCAGGGTTATATTAGATGTTGGTTGTGGAGTTGCTAGCTTCGGTGGCTATTTGCTGGACAAAAATGTGATTACCATGTCATTTGCTCCAAAGGATGAGCACGAAGCTCAGATACAGTTTGCTCTTGAACGAGGGATTCCTGCGACCCTTTCAGTCATTGGAACACAGAAGCTGACCTTCTCAGACAATGCATATGATTTGATTCACTGTGCACGATGCAGGGTTCACTGGGATGCAAATG GTGGGAGACCCTTACTCGAACTCAACAGAATTCTTAGGCCCGGTGGTTTTTTTGTATGGTCTGCTACACCAGTTTATCGGGACGATGAAAGAGATCAGAATGTATGGAATG CTATGGTGGGTCTGACAAAATCGATGTGCTGGAAAGTTGTGGCTAAGACTGTTGATTCATCTGGAATTGGGCTTGTAATATACCAGAAGCCTGTTTCACCTTCCTGTTATGAAAAACGCAAAGAAAATAATCCACCTTTATGTGAACAGAAAGATACGAGAAACAGCTCATG GTACGTGCCTCTCAGTGGTTGTCTTTCTCTGCCTCCAGTCGATAATATGGGTAACTTGTTCAGCTGGCCCATGCCCTGGCCCAAGAGGCTGAACAGTAAACCTGCAAGCCTATCAACCGAACCAGGTGCTGAAGAAATGTTTTATGAGGACACAAAACATTGGTCTGCACTTGTATCCGATGTTTATTTGAACAAACTCGCCATAAACTGGTCCAGTGTGAGGAATGTGATGGATATGAATGCTCATAATGGAGG ATTTGCTGCAGCACTTACTGGTCTTCCTGTCTGGGTAATGAATGTGATCCCCATTGATGTACCAGATACTCTGTCCATTATATTTGACAGAGGATTGATTGGCATCTATCATGACTGGTGCGAGTCTCTTAATACCTATCCTCGAACATATGATCTCCTGCATTCCAGCTTTCTCTTCAGAGATCGTACACAAAG ATGTGATGCCATAGATGTAGTCGTTGAGATGGATCGCATATTGAGACCAGGCGGGTATGTTGTGGTTCAGGACACCATGGAAATGATTAACATGCTTACTCCAATCTTGCGTTCGCTTCATTGGTCGGTAGCCTCCTATGAAGGTCAGTTTCTTGTTGGTAAGAAGGGTTTCTGGCGTCCAACGGTTGGAGAAACTTAA
- the LOC132186451 gene encoding eukaryotic translation initiation factor 2 subunit alpha homolog has translation MATHTPNLECRMYEAKYPEVDMAVMIQVKNIADMGAYVSLLEYNNIEGMILFSELSRRRIRSVSSLIKVGRIEPVMVLRVDKEKGYIDLSKRRVSEEDIQACEERYNKSKLVHSIMRHVAETMGNDLEDLYIHVGWPLYRKYGHAFEAFKIVVTDPDTVLNSLTREVKELGPDGQEVTKVVPAITEDVKESLVRNIRRRMTPQPLKIRADIEMKCFQFDGVLHIKDAMRKAEAAGNDDCPVKIKLVAPPLYVLTTQTLDKEQGITVLTKAITACTEAIEKQKGKLVVKEAPRAVSERDDKLLAEHMAKLRQDNEEISGDENSEEEEDTGMGEVDVENAGAAIAD, from the exons ATGGCAACGCACACCCCGAACCTCGAGTGCCGAATGTACGAGGCCAAGTATCCAGAGGTGGACATGGCGGTGATGATACAGGTGAAGAACATCGCCGACATGGGCGCGTACGTGTCCTTGCTCGAGTACAACAACATTGAGGGTATGATCCTGTTCTCGGAGCTCTCCCGCCGTCGGATTCGTAGTGTGAGTAGCTTAATCAAAGTGGGTCGGATAGAGCCCGTAATGGTGCTCCGGGTTGACAAAGAGAAGGGGTACATTGATCTCAGCAAGCGGAGGGTCTCCGAAGAGGACATCCAAGCCTGCGAGGAGAGGTACAACAAGAGCAAGCTCGTCCACTCCATTATGCGCCACGTGGCCGAGACGATGGGCAACGATTTGGAG GATCTGTACATCCATGTTGGCTGGCCTTTGTACAGGAAATATGGTCATGCTTTTGAG GCATTCAAAATAGTCGTGACTGATCCTGATACTGTCCTTAATTCTCTTACCCGTGAAGTCAAAGAACTTGGCCCTGATGGACAGGAG GTGACTAAGGTAGTTCCTGCTATCACAGAGGATGTGAAAGAATCTTTGGTAAGAAATATTAGGAGAAGAATGACCCCACAACCTTTAAAGATTCGGGCTGACATTGAAATGAAATGCTTCCAGTTTGATGGTGTTCTTCACAtcaag GATGCCATGCGGAAAGCTGAAGCTGCTGGGAATGATGACTGTCCTGTGAAAATTAAATTGGTTGCTCCTCCACTTTATGTTCTTACCACTCAGACTCTTGACAAG GAGCAAGGAATAACGGTTCTTACCAAAGCAATTACAGCTTGCACTGAAGCAATAGAAAAGCAGAAGGGAAAACTCGTTGTGAAGGAGGCACCCAGAGCA GTGAGTGAACGAGATGATAAACTACTTGCTGAGCACATGGCTAAGCTACGTCAGGATAATGAAGAGATTAGTGGCGATGAGAATAGTGAAGAAGAGGAAGACACTGGAATGGGAGAAGTTGATGTGGAAAACGCAGGTGCTGCCATAGCAGACTGA